Below is a window of Mycolicibacterium chitae DNA.
ACTGGCTACACCGCCAGCTTCGCCGACATCGGCGACGAGCACGGCCCGTTCGATCTGACCCTGATGCCGGTGGGCGCCTACCACCCGGGCTGGCCGGACATCCACATGAACCCGGAGGAGGCGGTGCGGGCCCACCGCGACGTCACCGACGCGGGCAAGGGGCTGTTCGTCCCCATCCACTGGGCCACCTTCCGGCTGGCCCCGCACCCGTGGTCCGAACCCATCGAGCGGATGCTCGCCGCGGCCACCGAGTCGGCGGTCGCGGCCGCGGTGCCGCGCCCCGGCCAGCGCGTCGAGAAAGCGCCGGCCGCCCCGCAGACCGACCCCTGGTGGCGCTTGTAACCCGCCTCGGCGGCCCGCACCGGCTACGGTTTGGGGTGTGAAACGCGCGGCGGTGCTGGGTGTCCTGATGACGCTGGTCGTGTCCGGATGTCAGGCGCCCGAGCGGCCCTCGACCATGGAACTGCCCGCCGCGGCGGTCGACAACGCGGTGGCGAAGCTGACCGGGATCGCCGAGGACCTGATGAATTCCTCGGGCATCCCGGGCATGGCGGTCGCGGTGGTGCACGAGGGAAAGACCATTTACGCCAAGGGCTTCGGCGTCAAGGACATCCGCGAGGACGACACCCTGGACAACCGCGTCAACCGGGACACCGTCTTCCAGGTGGCCTCGTTGTCCAAGTCGCTGTCGGCCTCGGTGGTCGCCCGGCGGGTCGGCGCCGGGTCCATCGACTGGGACACCCCGCTGGTCTCGAAGCTGCCCGACTTCGCGCTGGCGGATCCGGCCGTCACCGCGATGGTCACCGTCGGCGACATGTTCGCCCACCGTTCCGGTCTGCCCGACCACGCCGGGGATCTGCTAGAGGACCTCGGCTACGACCGCGGCTACGTGCTGAGCAAGCTGCGCGAACTCCCGCTCGACGGCTTCCGAACCTCCTACGCCTACACCAACTTCGGCCTGACCGCCGCCGCCGAGGCGGTGGCCGCCGCGGCCGGCAAGTCCTGGGAGCAACTGGCCGACGATGTGCTCTACGAGCCGCTGGGCATGACCTCGACGAGTTCGCGCTTCACCGACTACGAGAACCGATCCAACCGGGCCGTCGGCCACCTGCGCATCGACAACCGCTACGAGCCGCGCCTGCAGCGTGACGCCGACCCGCAATCACCGGCCGGCGGCGTCAGTTCCTCGGTCGCCGACCTGGCGCACTGGTTGACGATGATCCTGGCCGAGGGCGGGTCCGAGGCGCTGCTGCCCGCGGTGACCCCGCAGATCGTGTCCCGCCGGCCCACCGAACCGGCCATGCGCGCAGGGTTTTACGGCTACGGGTTCAACGTCGGCACCACCTCGGCGGCCCGCACGCAGCTCAGCCATTCGGGGGCCTTCGAACTCGGGGCCGCCGCCAACTTCGTCGTGCTCCCGTCGGCCGACGTCGGCATCGTCGCGCTGACCAACGCCACCCCGTCCGGCGTCCCGGAGACCCTCACCGCCGAATTCGCCGACCTGGTGCAGTTCGGGGAGGTCCGCGAGGACTGGCGTGGGCTCTACCGCGACGCGTTCGCGGACCTGGACGCCCCGGTCGGGTCGCTGGTGGGCAAGACGCCGCCGACGTCGCCGGCCCCGGCACCACCGCTGCCGGAGCTGGCGGGCACGTACGCCAACGACTACTGGGGGCCGGCCACCGTGACCGAACGCGACGGGAAGCTGACCCTGTCGCTGGGGCCCAACGCCGAGCCGTGGCCGCTGACGCACTGGGACGGCAACGTCTTCACCTTCGGTTTCCTCAGCGAGAACGCGCCGCCGGGCACCATCTCAAAGGCTAGTTTCAACGGTGACACGTTGGAGCTCGAGTACTTCGACGCCGAGGGCAAGGGAACTTTCACGCGATGACCGAGACGACCGTCGTCGAGCCGCTCGCCGGTCTCTCCGATGAAGAGGTGGCCCAGCGCGTCGTTGCCGGCAAGACCAACGACGTGCCGACCCGGGCCGCGCGCAGCGTCTCGGAGATCGTCCGCTCCAACGTCTTCACCCGGATCAACGCGATCCTCGGGGTGCTGTTCTGCATCGTGCTGGCGACCGGCTCGCTGATCAACGGGCTGTTCGGGCTGCTGATCATCGCCAACAGCGGCATCGGCATCATCCAGGAGATCCGGGCCAAGCGCACCCTGGACCAGCTCGCCATCGTCGGGCAGGCCCGGCCGACGGTGCGGCGCCGGTCCGGCACCGCGGCGCTGCCGCCCAACGAGGTGGTCCTCGACGACGTCATCGAGGTGGGGCCGGGGGATCAGATCGTCGTCGACGGCGAGATCCTCGAGGAGGCCAATCTTGAGGTCGACGAGTCGCTGTTGACCGGGGAGGCCGACCCGATCGCCAAGGACGCCGGCGACAAGGTGATGTCCGGCAGCTTCGTGGTCGCCGGCACCGGGGCCTACCGCGCGACCAGGGTCGGCCGGGAGGCGTACGCCGCGCAGCTCGCCGAGGAGGCCAGCAAGTTCACGCTGGTGAAATCCGAACTGCGCAGCGGCATCAACAAGATCCTGAGGTTCGTCACCTACCTGCTGTGGCCCGCCGGGCTGTTGACCATCTACACCCAGCTGTTCACCACCGACGTGGGCTGGCGCGAATCGGTGCTGCGGATGGTGGGCGCGCTGGTCCCGATGGTTCCCGAGGGCCTGGTGCTGATGACGTCGATCGCGTTCGCGGTCGGCGTGATCCGGCTGGGCCGACGCCAGTGTCTGGTCAACGAACTGCCCGCCATCGAGGGCCTGGCCCGGGTGGACGTGGTGTGCGCCGACAAGACGGGCACGCTGACCGAGAACGGGATGCGCTTCGCCGAACTCAAGGCGCTCGGCGGCATCGAGCGCGACCGGATCGACGCCGCGCTGGCCGCGCTGGCCGCCGACGACCCCCGGCCCAATGCCAGCATGCAGGCCATCGCCGAGACGTTCGCCACCTCGCCGGGCTGGCAGGCCGCCGCCTCGGCCCCGTTCAAGTCCGCGACCAAGTGGAGCGGCACGTCCTACGGCGAGCACGGCAACTGGGTGATCGGCGCCCCGGACGTGCTGCTCGACGCCGGCTCCGCGGCCGCCGCCGAGGCCGAACGCATTGGCGCCCAGGGGCTTCGGGTGCTGTTGCTCGGATCCTCGGACCGTCCCGTCGACGCCCCCGACGCCCCGGGTCAGGTGACGCCGGCGGCGCTGGTGGTGCTCGAGCAGAAGGTCCGCCCCGACGCCCGCGACACCCTGGATTACTTTGCCGGCCAGAAGGTCTCGGTCAAGGTCATCTCCGGTGACAACGCCGTCTCGGTGGGCGCGGTCGCCGATTCGTTGGGTCTGCACGGCGCCACCCTGGACGCGCGCCAGCTGCCCGAGGAGCAGGACGCGCTGGCCGAGGCGCTGCAGAGCCACACCACCTTCGGCCGGGTCCGGCCGGACCAGAAACGCACCATGGTGCACGCGCTGCAGTCCCGCGGACACACCGTGGCGATGACCGGCGACGGCGTCAACGACGTGCTCGCCCTCAAGGACGCCGACATCGGGGTGGCGATGGGCTCGGGTAGCTCGGCGACCCGAGCCGTCGCGCAGATCGTGTTGCTGGACAACAAGTTCGCCACCCTGCCCTACGTGGTGGGGGAGGGCCGCCGGGTCATCGGCAACATCGAGCGGGTCTCCAACCTGTTCCTCACCAAGACCGTCTACTCGGTGTTGTTGGCGCTGCTGGTCGGCATCGTCGGGTTGGGTTCGCAGATCTTCGACTACGACCCGCTGCTGTACCCGTTCCAGCCGATCCACGTCACCATCGCGGCGTGGTTCACCATCGGCATCCCGGCGTTCATCCTGTCGCTGGCCCCCAACAACGAACGCGCCCACACCGGTTTCGTGCGCCGGGTGATGCTGGCCGCGCTGCCGTCGGGCATGACGGTCGGGATCGCGACCTTCGTCTCCTACCTGGTCGCCTACGAGGGCAACGACGTCTCCCGCGAGGTCCAGAACCAGGCCTCCACGGCGGCGTTGATCACGCTGCTGATCGCGGGTTGGTGGGTGTTGGCGACGGTGGCCCGCCCCTACCAGTGGTGGCGGGTGCTGCTGGTGGCGGTGTCCGGGTTGGCCTACATCGTGATTTTTTCGATCCCGCTGGCCCGCCACCTGTTCATGCTGGACCCGTCCAACCTGGCGACTACCAGCAGCGCAGTGCTGATCGGCCTGCTCGCCGCGGGTGTGATCGAGGGGTTGTGGTGGCTGCAGGGCCGATTCCTCGGCGAACCGAGGCGGTTGTGGAAGGTCGAGGACTAGCGTTCACTGGGAAACCGACGCAATCGAAAGGGAGGCGCAGCACCCATGTCGTTCCTCGACAAGGCCAAGAACCTGCTCGGAAAGAACGCCGACAAGGTCGGCGGCGCGATCGACAAGGCCGGCGATTTCGTCGACCAGAAGACGGACGGCAAATACGCCGGGCACGTCGACAAGGCCCAGGACGCCGCCAAGGACGCGGTCCAGAAGATGGATCCCACCCAGGCGGATCCCAACCATAAGGACACTCCGCCCGCCTGACAGAATTGCCCGCGTGGCGAAGCTATCTGTCTCTGTGGACGTGCCGCTCCCACCCGAGCAGGCCTGGGAGTGCGCGGCTGATCTGTCCCGTTACAAGGAGTGGCTGACCATCCATCGGGTGTGGCGCAGCGCGCTGCCGGAAACGCTGGAAAAGGGCACCACCCTGGACTCGATCGTCGAGGTCAAGGGGATGGCCAACCGGGTCAAGTGGACGATCGTGCATTACAAGCCCCCGCAGGCGATGACGCTCAACGGCGACGGCCGCGGCGGCGTCAAGATCAAGCTGATGGCCAAGATCACGCCCAAGGGCGACGGGTCGGTGGTCACCTTCGACACCCACCTCGGCGGGCCGGCGCTGTTCGGGCCCATCGGGATGGTGGTCGCGGGCGCGCTCAAGGGCGACATCCGCGAGTCGCTGAACAACTTTGTGAAGGTCTTCACGGGCTGAGCGCCCCGGTCAGGGCAGCGGCACCGACCACACGAGGCGGGCCCCGCCCTCGGGGCCGGCACCGAGGTCCAGCGCACCGCCGCATTCGCGGGCGCGCGCGTCGAGGTTCGCCAACCCGCTGCGGCTCGTGACCTCCGGAAACCCGGCGCCGTTGTCGGTCACCGTGATCGTCAGGTTGTCGGCGATCTCGACGGTGACCGACACCGCCGCGGCGTCGGCGTGGCGCACCGCGTTGCTGACGGCCTCGCGCACCACGGCCTCGGCATGATCGGCCAGGCCGGCCTCGACCACCGACAGTGGACCGCTGACGTGGAAGGTGGCCCGGACCGGGGAATCGGCCGTCATCTGCGTGACCACCTGCTCGAGACGCTGCCGCAGTCGGGTCACGCTCCCGCCGTGCAGATCGAAGATGGCGGTGCGGATCTCCTGGACCACTTCCTGCAGGTCGTCGAGCGCCCCGGAGATGCGCGCCGAGGTGCCCTCGGCATCGGAGGTCCGCGCACCTTGCAGCGACAGTCCGATGGCGAACAACCGCTGGATGACGTGGTCGTGCAGATCGCGGGCGATGCGGTCGCGGTCGGAGAGCACATCGAGTTCGCGCATCCGCCGCTGCGCGGTGGCCGACTGCAACGCCTGGGCGCACTGGTCGGCGAACGCCGCCATCATGTCGAGTTGCTCGGGGGTGCAGGCCGACGGGTCGTCCGCCACGCACAGCAACACCCCGGAGACCACGGCCGGCTCGCGCATCGGCAGCACCAGCGCGATGCCGCCGTCCGCGGCGGCCTGAAAGTCATCGAAGCCGTTGAGCCGCATCGGCTTCCGTTCGGTGAAGGCGCGCCCGGCGGCGCTGCCGTTGACCGGCACCGCGCGCCCGATCAGCTCCGCGCGGGTGGCCGCGGCGACGGTCAGGGCGTGGTCCTCGCCGGGGACCAGCAGCGCGCTGTACGCGGCGCCGGTGAGCCGCGCCGCGGCGTCCACGATCTGGTCGTGCACGACGACGGGGTCCTGTCCGGCCAGCAGATTCGAACTGAGGTCCCGGGTCGCCTCGATCCATTGCTGCCGGGTCTGCGCCGCCTGGTACAGCCGCGCATTCTCGATGGCGATGCCGGCGGCGGCGGCCAGCGCCTGCACCAAAACCTCGTCGTCCGCACTGAATTGGCGACCGCCGCGCTTCTCGGTCAGATACAGGTTGCCGAACACCTGATCGCGGGTGCGGATCGGGACGCCGAGAAAGCTGCGCATCGGCGGGTGGTGCGGGGGAAATCCCACCGACGACGGATGCTGCGAAAGGTCTTCGATCCGAACGGGTTCGGTGGTGTGGAACAGCAGACCGAGCACGCCCTGACCGGAGGGCAGCGGGCCGATCAGGCGGCGGGTGGCGTCGTCCATGCCCTCGTGCAGGAACCGTTCCAGCCGGTGATGGGATTCGGTGCTGGCCACGCCCAGGGCGCCGTACTGGGCGTCCACCAGGCGCATCGCGGTGTGCACGATGGTCTGCAGGGTCTGCTCGAGGTTCAGGTCGGAGGTGACCGCCAGCAGCGCGTCGACCAGGCCGTTGCGGGCCCGGGCCTCGGCGCTACTCACGGCCCTGCCGCAGCTCGGCGGCCAGCAGCGCGGCCTGGGTGCGGCGGTGCATGCCCAGCTTGGCCAGCAGTCGCGAGACGTAGTTCTTGACGGTCTTCTCGGCCAGGAACATCCGCTCGCCGATCTCCCGGTTGGTCAGTCCCTCGCCGAGCAGGTCGAGCAGCGTGCGCTCGGTCTGCGTCAGATCGCGCAACCGGGCGTCTTCCGGTTCGGAGCCGCGAGTGTCCTCCCGCAGCTTGGACATCAACGCGGCGGCCGCGCGGTTGTCCAACAACGACTTCCCCGCGCCCACCTCCTTGATGGCCTTGGCCAGTTCCATCCCGCGGATGTCCTTGACGACGTAGCCGCTGGCGCCGGCCAGGATAGCGTCGAGCATCGACTGCTCGTCGGTGTAGGAGGTCAGGATCAGGCAGCGCAGCTGATCGTGGGCGGCCAACAGGTCCCGGCACAGGTCGATGCCGTTGCCGTCGGGCAGGCGCACGTCGAGCACGGCCACATCGGGATTGGCGGCCGGGATGCGCGCCTTGGCCTCGGCCACCGAACCCGCCTCCCCGACGACCGTGAGGTCCGGATCGCCGCTGAGCAGGTCGGCCAGCCCCCGCCGGACAACTTCGTGGTCGTCGACCAGGAAAACCGAGATCACCCGGCTAGATTAACGCGTGGGCAGCGTTCTGACCGTGGAGCCGCCGTCGGTCCAGGCCTGCACGGCGGCGTCGAGGGCGCCACCACGGTAGACCAGCACGGCCGCGGTGTGACCGTGCGGCAGTTCGGCGGCCACCGCGTCCAGGTCGTGTCGGCTGATCAGTCCGGAGGCGGCTCCGTCCAGTGCGGCCAGTCGCGGGTCCACCCGGTCGGCGGCCACGGTGCTCGCCACCCCGGCGATGCTGTGGACGAACTCCAGGTCGGCTATCGCGATCTCACCCGCGCTCGCGAGTTCGAGAAGACGGTCGAATCCGCCACTCGCTGCGGACGGTTCACTGAATTCGATCACCAGCTGCTGCACAGCTTGTTTCTACCAGCTGCATCGACGTTGCCGGTCAACCGTGCATCGTGAAGTCGGCGAAATCGAAACCCGGCACCACCACGCAACTCACCAGGCAGGGCTCGTCGTCACGGGGCCGCGCGCGCTGCCAGTGCCCCGGCGGCACGACGATCTGTGGGCTTTGTCCGGCGGCGATGTCGCTGCCGAGCAGATGCGTTGTCGCGGTGTCGGTTTCGGCGCCAATCTCGAGCAGCAGCGGCCCGCCGCGGTGATAGAGCCACAGCTCGGTGCTGCGCACGGTGTGCCACGCCGACTGCTGCCCGCCGAGCAACAGGAACAGGATGGCCGTTCCGGCGTTGCGCACCCCCGCGTACTCCGAAGGTAGGGCGGGCGCGGCGATGCTCAGTTCGCTGCGCCAGGTCTCCCTGAAGAAGCCGCCCTCGGGGTGCGGCGCGAGGTCGAGGTGCCGGGCCCAGCCCGGGAGCTCTTGCATCGCCCCAGCCTAAGGAAATTCGGTTGCCGCCGTCCGACGACGTGCCTACCGTGGTGCCCATGATCGACAGCAGGGTTGCCTTCGCACGCTGACCCCCGGCCGCCGTCCCTTCGCAGGAGCGCCATGTCTGTCATTCTCAACAATCTCGGTTTCACCTGGTCCGACGGCACCGTCGTGCTGTCGGACCTCACGGCCACCTTCGGTGCCGGCCGCACCGGCCTGGTCGGCGCCAACGGCTCCGGCAAGTCGACCCTGCTGCGGGTCATCGCCGGCCTGCTGCCGCCCGGCAGCGGCACGGTCAGCGTCGACGGCGCTGTGGCCTACCTACCCCAGACGCTGACCCTCGAGGTGGGTACCAGCGTCGCGGAGTTGCTCGGGATCGCCGAGCGCCGGGCGGCGCTGGCCGCCATCGAGGCCGGCGACGCCGCCGCGGAGCACTTCGAGACCGTCGGCGACGACT
It encodes the following:
- a CDS encoding serine hydrolase, which codes for MTLVVSGCQAPERPSTMELPAAAVDNAVAKLTGIAEDLMNSSGIPGMAVAVVHEGKTIYAKGFGVKDIREDDTLDNRVNRDTVFQVASLSKSLSASVVARRVGAGSIDWDTPLVSKLPDFALADPAVTAMVTVGDMFAHRSGLPDHAGDLLEDLGYDRGYVLSKLRELPLDGFRTSYAYTNFGLTAAAEAVAAAAGKSWEQLADDVLYEPLGMTSTSSRFTDYENRSNRAVGHLRIDNRYEPRLQRDADPQSPAGGVSSSVADLAHWLTMILAEGGSEALLPAVTPQIVSRRPTEPAMRAGFYGYGFNVGTTSAARTQLSHSGAFELGAAANFVVLPSADVGIVALTNATPSGVPETLTAEFADLVQFGEVREDWRGLYRDAFADLDAPVGSLVGKTPPTSPAPAPPLPELAGTYANDYWGPATVTERDGKLTLSLGPNAEPWPLTHWDGNVFTFGFLSENAPPGTISKASFNGDTLELEYFDAEGKGTFTR
- a CDS encoding cation-translocating P-type ATPase, whose product is MTETTVVEPLAGLSDEEVAQRVVAGKTNDVPTRAARSVSEIVRSNVFTRINAILGVLFCIVLATGSLINGLFGLLIIANSGIGIIQEIRAKRTLDQLAIVGQARPTVRRRSGTAALPPNEVVLDDVIEVGPGDQIVVDGEILEEANLEVDESLLTGEADPIAKDAGDKVMSGSFVVAGTGAYRATRVGREAYAAQLAEEASKFTLVKSELRSGINKILRFVTYLLWPAGLLTIYTQLFTTDVGWRESVLRMVGALVPMVPEGLVLMTSIAFAVGVIRLGRRQCLVNELPAIEGLARVDVVCADKTGTLTENGMRFAELKALGGIERDRIDAALAALAADDPRPNASMQAIAETFATSPGWQAAASAPFKSATKWSGTSYGEHGNWVIGAPDVLLDAGSAAAAEAERIGAQGLRVLLLGSSDRPVDAPDAPGQVTPAALVVLEQKVRPDARDTLDYFAGQKVSVKVISGDNAVSVGAVADSLGLHGATLDARQLPEEQDALAEALQSHTTFGRVRPDQKRTMVHALQSRGHTVAMTGDGVNDVLALKDADIGVAMGSGSSATRAVAQIVLLDNKFATLPYVVGEGRRVIGNIERVSNLFLTKTVYSVLLALLVGIVGLGSQIFDYDPLLYPFQPIHVTIAAWFTIGIPAFILSLAPNNERAHTGFVRRVMLAALPSGMTVGIATFVSYLVAYEGNDVSREVQNQASTAALITLLIAGWWVLATVARPYQWWRVLLVAVSGLAYIVIFSIPLARHLFMLDPSNLATTSSAVLIGLLAAGVIEGLWWLQGRFLGEPRRLWKVED
- a CDS encoding antitoxin; translated protein: MSFLDKAKNLLGKNADKVGGAIDKAGDFVDQKTDGKYAGHVDKAQDAAKDAVQKMDPTQADPNHKDTPPA
- a CDS encoding type II toxin-antitoxin system Rv0910 family toxin; translation: MAKLSVSVDVPLPPEQAWECAADLSRYKEWLTIHRVWRSALPETLEKGTTLDSIVEVKGMANRVKWTIVHYKPPQAMTLNGDGRGGVKIKLMAKITPKGDGSVVTFDTHLGGPALFGPIGMVVAGALKGDIRESLNNFVKVFTG
- a CDS encoding sensor histidine kinase, giving the protein MSSAEARARNGLVDALLAVTSDLNLEQTLQTIVHTAMRLVDAQYGALGVASTESHHRLERFLHEGMDDATRRLIGPLPSGQGVLGLLFHTTEPVRIEDLSQHPSSVGFPPHHPPMRSFLGVPIRTRDQVFGNLYLTEKRGGRQFSADDEVLVQALAAAAGIAIENARLYQAAQTRQQWIEATRDLSSNLLAGQDPVVVHDQIVDAAARLTGAAYSALLVPGEDHALTVAAATRAELIGRAVPVNGSAAGRAFTERKPMRLNGFDDFQAAADGGIALVLPMREPAVVSGVLLCVADDPSACTPEQLDMMAAFADQCAQALQSATAQRRMRELDVLSDRDRIARDLHDHVIQRLFAIGLSLQGARTSDAEGTSARISGALDDLQEVVQEIRTAIFDLHGGSVTRLRQRLEQVVTQMTADSPVRATFHVSGPLSVVEAGLADHAEAVVREAVSNAVRHADAAAVSVTVEIADNLTITVTDNGAGFPEVTSRSGLANLDARARECGGALDLGAGPEGGARLVWSVPLP
- a CDS encoding response regulator, with protein sequence MISVFLVDDHEVVRRGLADLLSGDPDLTVVGEAGSVAEAKARIPAANPDVAVLDVRLPDGNGIDLCRDLLAAHDQLRCLILTSYTDEQSMLDAILAGASGYVVKDIRGMELAKAIKEVGAGKSLLDNRAAAALMSKLREDTRGSEPEDARLRDLTQTERTLLDLLGEGLTNREIGERMFLAEKTVKNYVSRLLAKLGMHRRTQAALLAAELRQGRE
- a CDS encoding cupin domain-containing protein, translated to MQELPGWARHLDLAPHPEGGFFRETWRSELSIAAPALPSEYAGVRNAGTAILFLLLGGQQSAWHTVRSTELWLYHRGGPLLLEIGAETDTATTHLLGSDIAAGQSPQIVVPPGHWQRARPRDDEPCLVSCVVVPGFDFADFTMHG